The genomic interval ACAGTTATTTTAAGCTTTATATATTCAATAGTTTTTGGTGCCATTTTCTATATGGCAGAAGGTATGCCTCAGAGTATGCTTCAGTTAATGGGATACGAAATATCAATCAGCTATACTATTGAAGTTATTCTCCCTTTATTTATCCAGCTGATGGGTGAAGAGCTTTTCAAGGTCATCATAATCCTTATAATGATGCTTATACTGTATAAATTTTCAAAAAACCGTAAGGCATCCCTGGCCGTTTCAGTATTTGTTGCACTTGTGCTTTTCGGGCTCATGCATGCAGGTGAATACGGCTCATTCCTTCGTGTTATTGTAGTTCAGGGAATCGGATCAATATTTGATGTGCTTTTATATCTTAAAACCAAAAACGTATTTGCATCATACCTGTCACATCTTTTGTTTGACATTATTTCACTGAGCATAACCGGCCAATTATTATTTTAAATATGATTAATTATAAAATGTTAATATGATGTTGGAGTGGACAATTTGTAATAAATGCGGTAAAATCCTTGACAACTCACAGACTGCATGTCCGTCATGCGGAAGTGAAGTCGAAAAGGTGGGAATGGATTATCTGAGAGATTATCTGAACAATTTCAGGTTTCTGGTCAATACTGTAAATGTATTCTATGACTTTTCACCGTCAATGGAAAGAATGGAGAAGACCAACCTGGTAAGCGTTGTTCTGGATGATTTTTTCAAATGGTTCAGCTATCTCGGACTGGGTGATGATGTAATAACAGACAACGAACTTGAGTTTATAAACTCACTTCTTAACGTTAACTACACCAAGGATGATATTTTAAGCCTTACTGATTTAAAGGCGGGTGATGAAATCCCGTTGTCATTTGTTGCGTTGCATGAAATCGACCTTTTCGGGGCGAAGTATGACATGACTAACATAAACTCATGCGCCCAGCTTTATGAATGCTACAAGTTTCTTGGAAAGTTTTTCATAACAGTTGATGACGAGCTCAACGATGAAGTCCTTGAGCTTTATACATCATACATCCGAAAGCTTGAGGAATATATGGCTGAAAATGAAATAGACACAAATCCTGAAATACAGCCGATTGACATTCCCCAAAGCATTGAGGAAACCGAACCCGAAAAAACACTTGACGAATACATTGAAGAGCTAAACCGCCTTGTAGGTCTTGAAAAGGTTAAAAAGGATGTCAATTCACTGATTAATCTTGTAAGAATCAGGAAGCTCAGGTCAGACCGTGGCATAAAACAGCCTTCCATGAGTCTCCATCTGGTGTTTTCAGGTAATCCCGGAACCGGAAAGACAACTGTTGCAAGACTCTTATCCAAAATATATCATGCAATGGGACTTCTCTCAAAAGGCCATCTCATCGAAACCGACCGCTCAGGACTTGTGGGAGGATATGTGGGCCAGACCGCAATCAAGACTCAGGAGGTTATACAGTCTGCTCTCGGCGGAATACTTTTCATCGATGAGGCATACTCACTTAACCAGTCAAGCGAAAACGACTACGGAAAAGAGGCAATAGACACACTCCTAAAGGCAATGGAGGACAACCGTGATGATTTCATCGTTATTGTTGCGGGATACCCCGGTCTTATGGACAACTTTTTAAACTCAAATCCGGGTCTTGAATCAAGGTTCAACAAATTCATCTACTTTGACGATTACGATGCAGAGGAGCTCTACAACATATTCATGCTCATGGCAGGTGACGCAAACCTGAAACTTGACGAGGCGGCTGATGAATACATCAGACAGTACTGTGAGAAGATGTATGAAAACCGCTCAAAGAACTTTGCAAATGCAAGAGCTGTAAGGAATCTTTTCGAAGAGGTTCTCACCGCTCAGGCAAACAGGCTTGCGCCTAAAACAGACATTAGTGATGATGAACTTAACACTTTAACTTATGAGGATTTTTTGGTGGATGACAATGACATCTAAGATATGCAACAACTGCGGAAGCGAAGTGGATGAAAGCTCAAACTTCTGTCCCAACTGCAAGTCACAGTCCTTCAGAAAAAAGGCGGAAATCATTGAAGCAGATGACAGTGTAGTGCACAGGCTGTTTTACTGGAACTTCAACAACCGGTATATACTGGCAAAATCAAAGGTGCTCGGCGCATTTGTGGCAGTTACATTCATTATAGGGTGTTTTGCAACACCATTTCCTCTTGTTGTAGCTGCAATAGGTCTTGTAATAGCTTTGGCATTTTATGCCGGAGGATATCTTATCAGAAGAACAATTCTGAAACCTTCAGATGCACAGCTCGGATACAATGATTTCGGATTTGGAAGAGATGTTATAAACACTCTTTTTTACTGGCAGGACAAGAGGTCCGGTGAGTTCATCCTCTCAAAAACCAAAATCATTACTGTGGTAATATTCATTTTATGTGCTATATGGGCAACTACCGCTTCCATAAGTCTGGCATTTATGGTGGTTTTTGCATCAATATTCACAATTCCCGCATTTGCTGTAGGTTTTGTAATTCACAAGTTAACATACAAGCCTTCAACAAATCCTAGAATGATTAAAACCGCAAAAAAACCTAAAAGGGAAATCCCTAAAAAGGAACCTGAAGTCATTGAGGATGCATCCCGGGACGTTACAGATTCAGAGCTTTTAAGATACAAAAGGGAAATCGAAAACTTAAAAGAGAAATACGATGCAAAGGACGAGGCCGCAAGAAAGCTTATCGAAAAGCGTTTCGCACCGCCGCAGCTTACCTATACAAGGTTCATCACATCTGTGGACAATGCAAGGGATCTTTTCAAAAGTCAGGCTGCATCCGCACTGAACATCATTAACCTTTCAAGCGACTTTTCACCAAGAATAAAAAGCGAGCTTGACTCAAAAATAGAAATTCTCAATACAATCATTGCAAAGCTGGACGATTTGACAAACGAGCTTGTTGTAAGCATGGACGAGTCAAAAGAGGAGGATGTCCATAACCTTATTGATGATATGGATGATTTGATAAATTCCGTGGATACCTATAAATAACATTGTAGATAAGTATATATAATTTGGACTTAACAAGTTAATAATGTGGTCGATAATATGGATGATGAAACATTGAAGAAATTCGCATACGTAAACATATCAACCTACCGGGTAAGGGCTGTAAAGGCCCTTAAGGACGAGGACAAGACTCCAAGCCAGATTGCTCAGGATGCAGGAATCAGGATGAACCACATTTCCAATGTCCTAAGGCAGCTTAAAAATTATGAGGTTGCCGAATGCATAAATGAGGAAAGCAAAAGAAACAGAATCTATCGCCTTACAAGTGCAGGAAAGGAAATAGTGGACTATCTTGACAACGAGTAGTGATTCAGATGACATCCCAGAAAGACATTTCAAAGGAAACTCTTGACGGATGGACTAAAAAACAAGAAAAAAAGCAGGATAATATTTCAGAAATTTTAAGCCAGGAAGCGCTAAGGCTCAAATCAAAAAGAAGATACAACGAGGCACTGACCCTCATAAACCTGGCCATAGAACATGATGAGCTCAACAGTGAATACTACAATTTAAAAGGACTTATTTTACAGGATTTGCATAAGTTTCGCCAGTCTCTTGAAGCATTCGACAAATCCCTGGAAATTCAGGAAAGCGAAGAGGTAATGCTCAATAAGGTAAATGCTCAATACGGCTGGGCAAACTCACTTAACGACAAAAATCAGGCTTTGGAATTAATAACCGAAGCAATTGAAAACGCAGCATATCTGACCATGGATATCGACATGGAAAAGTTCTGGTATCTTAAGGGAAGCATACTGGACTGTCTTGGTGATAAAATTGCATCCAGAAAATGCTACATGATAGCTGAAAACATGACTGATGAGATATCTCAGCTTGACAAACATACCGATTACATTAACACAACTGATGATGCTCTCATATGCATTACTGGAACACAGTTCTATCAGGGACTTGAGCCTTTCAGTGAAGGTCTTGTGGTTGATCTGGTAAGGGACAGTGAAAACGAGCACGACCCCGATGCGGTGCGTGTTGAAGTCGGCGGGATGGCATTGGGCTATGTTGCAAACAGTCCTCATACGATGATTGAAGGTGTTAAAAGCGCCAGTGAAATAAAGGATATGAAATTTAAAAAAGCAGAGGTGAAGTTCCTCTATCTGTATGAGTATGTCATTGCAAAACTAATCTAGCTTCTGGTTGTCGATTCGATTAAGCACTTCAAGTGCCAGTGGTGTGTTTTGATATATTCTTCCCTTGCTTGCATTTTCATTTACGCAAACAACAAGATTTTTTTCTTTCAAATCATGAAGGGCATTGGATACCTGGGTGGTTCCAAGTCCTGTGGAGCGTGCTATTTCTGAAGGCATCAGAAAACTGCTTTCAAGAGTCTTCAGAGTTTTGTATCTTGTAGAGGATATTTTAATGAAACCTACCATATTCCATATTTCTTCTTCATCATATTGTTGTGACATGGTTAATTTTATGTTTGGGGTTAAATACAACCTTATTTATAAGATTGTATATGTCTTGTAATATGGTTGTTACTTCCTTGTACATTTGTATACCGCTTTAACAACAATCAATATACATTTACGTTTATAATATATTAGTAACATATATACTAAACATATAACAGGTGATGTAATTTATGGACAATTCACAGATTAAAAACAAACATTTAGGATATCTTTTGGAACATGTTAAACTGTATTTGGATGACAATGAAAAAATCCCGCTGGATTTGCTTCTGCATCTTTTCGGAGAGCTCAGGGTTTCCAACCTGCTGCTTCCGCTGTATTATGAGGACGGAGACGTTGTCTTTGAAAACATCACTTCAGATGACGGAAACACATACCTCCCTATTTTCACAACTCAGGAAGAGTTTGAAAAGCATACAGATGAGGAAAGCCCTTATGAAGCATGGGACCATGATTTTGACATGTATCTTGACATTGTAGAGCACAGCAATCTTGACGGTGTTGTTATTGACATTGAAAGCCTTGCCGTGAAACTGGACAACGAGTTTCTCTCACAGATTCCAACAGGAACTCCGGTAAAGTTCGGTGATGGCGAAGCCCTCAGCGATAAAGAATACAAGGAAATCTTTGAAAGCGTTACAAACGATGAGCTAATTGAATTTTTAAAATCAGACTTTAGCCGTAAAGATCTTGAACCGTTAATGGTTGAGCTTTCAAATGCACGTCTTTTAAATGCAGTGTTCAGTGATGAGCCTCTTGACGCATCAGCACGTGACGGAATCATAAGATGCAGTGACGTCGGCGGATTCGATTTGTTCTACATTGACGATGACCCGATTCATCTGGCTGTTCTTTTCACAAGCAAGAAGGAAATGCAGGAATCATTCGAAGGAACAGATTTAAACATATACGGTCAGGTAACAGTTCTCACAGACCTTTTCGATTTTGTTCTCAAAAACGACATGGACGGAATCATAATCAATCCGAATTCACTTGACTTCTATATACTGCGTGAGGAAATCATCTCACAGGCAAGGGGATTCGAACTCATAGCCGAAGACGACAGGTTTAAGGAAAGCCTTGAATACGCATTCCTAATCTAAAAGATTTTTAATCATCCGATACATAATACTTTAATGATGATAACACACAAACACCTAAGGAATGTAATTGAAGACATATATTCAAACGGAAACGAAGTGACTGAAATCCTTCTCACACGTCTTATTAACGAATTCAGATATTCCAATCTATATATTCCCGCTAAAAGGGAAAACGGCAAGCTGAATTTCATTATATATGATGATGAGGATTTAAAAATCACTCCGCTTTTCACTGACCTTGATGAATTCCGCAAGTTCTACAAAAGCGCAGACATTGAGGTTCTAAACAACTCCTTCGAGCTTTATCAAAACATACTGAAAACTTCAGATATCGAAGGATACATCCTCAATCCCGCTTCAGAGAAATATCTATTCAAAAAGGAATTCATTCTTGGCATCAAGAACATACCAAAGACTAATTTTTACTCAACCAATGCCTACAGCGAAGACGAACTTAAATCAATTATGGAAAGTGTCAACAATGATGATCTTGAAGGATTCATATCAAATCCACAAAACATCGGAGACTACGAGGCGCTTTTCGAAAGGCTTTCAAACTCAAGACTATTAGCACTTATGATATCAGACACTGACCTTGCACCATACATGAAGGACGGCGTCATAAACCAGCAGAATACAGGCCCTCTTGCCACCATGTATATGGACAATGTAGGGGGAAGCTATGCCGCTCTTTTTACCTCTGAAAGCAAGATAAATGACGTTAATGTCAGGGGATATAAATATTCACAGCTTGTAAATCTTGCAACCCTTGTGAACTTTGTTCTGTGCGAGGATATGGAAGGAATAATTCTCAATCCCGGAAGCGACAATGTGCTTATATCAAGGCTTAATCTTCTCATGTATTCACTGGGCTTTGAAAGGTTTGCTAATGACGAGAGACTGTGCGAGTCAATGTACTACTTATTTGACATTAAAATTTAAAACGATAGAAAACAATAGGTAATATTATGTCCGAGTTATCTGAACTGATTAAAATCAACAAGAATATTGAAGCTCAAAATGAGGAAATCATCCGACTTTTAAAAAAAATAGCCGGTGAGGACGGCAATGTCTCCGCACCGGCAGTCAATGTGATGAAACCCTATCCCGAACATCCCTTTGACTTTGACACTCTGGGATATGATGATCTTATTGATGAGGAGGAAGCTGAAGAGGAAGAGGAGATTACAGAACCTCATTTTGACGTGCCCCTTGATGTGGGTGAAGTCTATCTGATGGAAGACAAAAACCCCTACAAGATATCCATCAAAAATAATGAAACTATCATCGATAATTTAAACACTTTGGCAGGACCTAAGGATTATTATTTAGCAGAACTTGTAGCAAATGAATTGATGAAAAATAATTCAAGTTTTGAAGTATCTACAGTTATACTTCCAGAGTCAGTTATTGGAAACTTGCCAAAAACACTGGAACGCTGCATAGGTGAAGGAGCCAAAAAGGTCTACGGACCATGGAAGGCAATGATGGAACTTCTCAACGCACCTGACTATCTCCAGCACGAACTCCAGCTTGATTTCTACAAATCCGAAGAACACCTCATTGAAAGGGTATTCAAAGAAATTGGAAGTGAATAGCATGACAAAATTCTGTCCGTTCTGCGGTGAAGAGCTTGTTGATGATGCAAAGTTCTGCAAAAACTGCGGAAAGGATGTCTCATCATACACTGCACAGGGCACCGGTAATTTCACACCTGTACAGACAAGTGAAAAGAGCCATACACTGGCAATCGTTGCAGGATATATTTTAGCCCTGCTCATACCTCTTGGAGGAATAATAATCGGGATATATCTTATTACACGTGATGAAAGCCAAGCAAAATTTCATGCAAAACTAATCATTGCCCTGGCGGTAGTGGTATGGTTTATCAGCTTCATGATAATGTGGTGATCAATTGAACCTTAAAAACCTCTCCAGATATACACGAGTCGACATTGAAAAGACAAGGCTTGTTCAGGCGGCCCTTGAAAAAGAGGATATTGTAGAGCTTAGAAGCTATCTTATAAAAGCTGATGTGTGTTTTGACGCCGCATTCAGTGAACCTCTGGTCAAGTTCTGCCCCAAATGCAGGAAAAAATATCCCGAAAGCGAAAACTTCTGCCTTGAGTGTGCAGAAACTCTAAAAGAAATCAGGGACGTTAATGTAAAAGACATTGAAATAAAACCGAAATTCATCTGCAGGGGTTCAAGAACACTCAATGACTTTGGCCAAATTCTAAGCGACGAAAACCTTGAGATGATTGCATCAGCTGATTTCGACATCGAAAAGATTGCTCTTAAAATCAAAAGATCCGCACTTAGAAGACTTGATAAAACCATTAAAGAGAATGACATTCTTTTATCAGAGCTCGGCATTCTCGACAAGATTATTCTTTTTGCAAAATCATTCGTTGAGATGGAATACAAGTCATACGGACCCGAGCTTGGAATATACCAGTTCAACAAAATATTCATAGACGACAGACAGCTTGATGTTTTACAGATTACTACTTTGATTCATGAGCTTACACACTTTCTTGTAAAGGAAATTCTCACACAGATATTGTGCGTGATGCTTGACTCTAAAAAAACAACCGAACTGGAATCAGTAGTAACATTCATCATGTCCTATTCGCCGTTAAACCAGCTGGTTGATGAATATGCGGCACATACCGTTGAGGGAAGATTCACATTATACGGATATCAGGACTACTCATCATTTTTAAGCATTGAAAAGACAATTGATATTGCCAGAGAAGATATAGAAATGCTCAAGACTATCGGAAACAGCTTTGCAAACGTCATTAAAAACATTCTCGAATCATTCATCAACGATAAGCTTTTAGGTGAAATCAAAGACAAGTTCAGAGCTGAAATCATGGACCAACCGGACTATAACAATCTCAGACTTGAAAACTGCACACTCTTAAATAATGAAGGATTTAAACAGGCCATAATCCTTATCCTTGCTGAAGGATTTGCAGTTGCAATGGACAATGTCGAAACCCTTGAAAGCTACAACAGGATGTGGTGATTATGAAGGCAATGCTGAAGACATTTGATGAGCTTTCAAACCTGGAGCTCTATGATATATTAAGATTAAGGTCCGAGATATTTGTCGTGGAGCAGCAGTCAATCTACAATGACCCTGACGGATACGACATCGACGCATATCATTTAATAATTGAAGATAACGCTTCAGTTGTTGCAGCGCTCAGAATTCTTCCTGAAAAAACAAGGTTT from Methanobrevibacter sp. carries:
- a CDS encoding CPBP family glutamic-type intramembrane protease, which encodes MTDFFKFETVKEDLPFYNGVPEIPAWSWILLLAGLVAYVMLVKHIPVELNYKIFPIALMLSTTLPILIVARGNYGYFFKKISMGDVKYIILTVILSFIYSIVFGAIFYMAEGMPQSMLQLMGYEISISYTIEVILPLFIQLMGEELFKVIIILIMMLILYKFSKNRKASLAVSVFVALVLFGLMHAGEYGSFLRVIVVQGIGSIFDVLLYLKTKNVFASYLSHLLFDIISLSITGQLLF
- a CDS encoding AAA family ATPase: MMLEWTICNKCGKILDNSQTACPSCGSEVEKVGMDYLRDYLNNFRFLVNTVNVFYDFSPSMERMEKTNLVSVVLDDFFKWFSYLGLGDDVITDNELEFINSLLNVNYTKDDILSLTDLKAGDEIPLSFVALHEIDLFGAKYDMTNINSCAQLYECYKFLGKFFITVDDELNDEVLELYTSYIRKLEEYMAENEIDTNPEIQPIDIPQSIEETEPEKTLDEYIEELNRLVGLEKVKKDVNSLINLVRIRKLRSDRGIKQPSMSLHLVFSGNPGTGKTTVARLLSKIYHAMGLLSKGHLIETDRSGLVGGYVGQTAIKTQEVIQSALGGILFIDEAYSLNQSSENDYGKEAIDTLLKAMEDNRDDFIVIVAGYPGLMDNFLNSNPGLESRFNKFIYFDDYDAEELYNIFMLMAGDANLKLDEAADEYIRQYCEKMYENRSKNFANARAVRNLFEEVLTAQANRLAPKTDISDDELNTLTYEDFLVDDNDI
- a CDS encoding zinc ribbon domain-containing protein — encoded protein: MTSKICNNCGSEVDESSNFCPNCKSQSFRKKAEIIEADDSVVHRLFYWNFNNRYILAKSKVLGAFVAVTFIIGCFATPFPLVVAAIGLVIALAFYAGGYLIRRTILKPSDAQLGYNDFGFGRDVINTLFYWQDKRSGEFILSKTKIITVVIFILCAIWATTASISLAFMVVFASIFTIPAFAVGFVIHKLTYKPSTNPRMIKTAKKPKREIPKKEPEVIEDASRDVTDSELLRYKREIENLKEKYDAKDEAARKLIEKRFAPPQLTYTRFITSVDNARDLFKSQAASALNIINLSSDFSPRIKSELDSKIEILNTIIAKLDDLTNELVVSMDESKEEDVHNLIDDMDDLINSVDTYK
- a CDS encoding winged helix DNA-binding protein, which codes for MDDETLKKFAYVNISTYRVRAVKALKDEDKTPSQIAQDAGIRMNHISNVLRQLKNYEVAECINEESKRNRIYRLTSAGKEIVDYLDNE
- a CDS encoding HIRAN domain-containing protein, with amino-acid sequence MTSQKDISKETLDGWTKKQEKKQDNISEILSQEALRLKSKRRYNEALTLINLAIEHDELNSEYYNLKGLILQDLHKFRQSLEAFDKSLEIQESEEVMLNKVNAQYGWANSLNDKNQALELITEAIENAAYLTMDIDMEKFWYLKGSILDCLGDKIASRKCYMIAENMTDEISQLDKHTDYINTTDDALICITGTQFYQGLEPFSEGLVVDLVRDSENEHDPDAVRVEVGGMALGYVANSPHTMIEGVKSASEIKDMKFKKAEVKFLYLYEYVIAKLI
- a CDS encoding MarR family transcriptional regulator, which encodes MSQQYDEEEIWNMVGFIKISSTRYKTLKTLESSFLMPSEIARSTGLGTTQVSNALHDLKEKNLVVCVNENASKGRIYQNTPLALEVLNRIDNQKLD
- a CDS encoding SseB family protein, coding for MDNSQIKNKHLGYLLEHVKLYLDDNEKIPLDLLLHLFGELRVSNLLLPLYYEDGDVVFENITSDDGNTYLPIFTTQEEFEKHTDEESPYEAWDHDFDMYLDIVEHSNLDGVVIDIESLAVKLDNEFLSQIPTGTPVKFGDGEALSDKEYKEIFESVTNDELIEFLKSDFSRKDLEPLMVELSNARLLNAVFSDEPLDASARDGIIRCSDVGGFDLFYIDDDPIHLAVLFTSKKEMQESFEGTDLNIYGQVTVLTDLFDFVLKNDMDGIIINPNSLDFYILREEIISQARGFELIAEDDRFKESLEYAFLI
- a CDS encoding SseB family protein; the encoded protein is MMITHKHLRNVIEDIYSNGNEVTEILLTRLINEFRYSNLYIPAKRENGKLNFIIYDDEDLKITPLFTDLDEFRKFYKSADIEVLNNSFELYQNILKTSDIEGYILNPASEKYLFKKEFILGIKNIPKTNFYSTNAYSEDELKSIMESVNNDDLEGFISNPQNIGDYEALFERLSNSRLLALMISDTDLAPYMKDGVINQQNTGPLATMYMDNVGGSYAALFTSESKINDVNVRGYKYSQLVNLATLVNFVLCEDMEGIILNPGSDNVLISRLNLLMYSLGFERFANDERLCESMYYLFDIKI
- a CDS encoding zinc ribbon domain-containing protein, with translation MTKFCPFCGEELVDDAKFCKNCGKDVSSYTAQGTGNFTPVQTSEKSHTLAIVAGYILALLIPLGGIIIGIYLITRDESQAKFHAKLIIALAVVVWFISFMIMW
- a CDS encoding zinc ribbon domain-containing protein; translation: MNLKNLSRYTRVDIEKTRLVQAALEKEDIVELRSYLIKADVCFDAAFSEPLVKFCPKCRKKYPESENFCLECAETLKEIRDVNVKDIEIKPKFICRGSRTLNDFGQILSDENLEMIASADFDIEKIALKIKRSALRRLDKTIKENDILLSELGILDKIILFAKSFVEMEYKSYGPELGIYQFNKIFIDDRQLDVLQITTLIHELTHFLVKEILTQILCVMLDSKKTTELESVVTFIMSYSPLNQLVDEYAAHTVEGRFTLYGYQDYSSFLSIEKTIDIAREDIEMLKTIGNSFANVIKNILESFINDKLLGEIKDKFRAEIMDQPDYNNLRLENCTLLNNEGFKQAIILILAEGFAVAMDNVETLESYNRMW